From a single Leclercia sp. AS011 genomic region:
- the fliP gene encoding flagellar type III secretion system pore protein FliP (The bacterial flagellar biogenesis protein FliP forms a type III secretion system (T3SS)-type pore required for flagellar assembly.): MRRVLSLALAGVGLFAPAVYAQLPGLISTPMAGGGQSWTLPVQTLVFITSLTFIPAILLMMTSFTRIIIVFGLLRNALGTPSAPPNQVLLGLSLFLTFFIMSPVIDKIYVDAYQPFSEDKISMQVALEKGAQPLREFMLRQTREADLALFARLANAGPIQGPEAVPMRILLPAYVTSELKTAFQIGFTIFIPFLIIDLVIASVLMALGMMMVPPATIALPFKLMLFVLVDGWQLLVGSLAQSFYS; the protein is encoded by the coding sequence ATGCGCCGTGTTTTATCCCTTGCGCTTGCAGGCGTTGGCCTGTTCGCTCCCGCCGTGTACGCCCAACTGCCAGGCCTGATCTCGACGCCGATGGCCGGTGGCGGCCAGAGCTGGACCCTGCCGGTTCAGACGCTGGTGTTTATCACCTCGCTGACCTTTATCCCGGCGATCCTGCTGATGATGACCAGCTTCACCCGTATCATCATCGTGTTTGGTCTGCTGCGTAACGCCCTCGGCACCCCGTCGGCACCGCCAAACCAGGTGCTGCTCGGTCTGTCCCTGTTTTTGACCTTCTTCATTATGTCGCCGGTGATCGACAAGATTTATGTCGATGCTTATCAGCCGTTCAGCGAAGACAAAATCTCGATGCAGGTGGCGCTGGAGAAAGGGGCGCAGCCGCTGCGCGAATTTATGCTGCGTCAGACCCGTGAAGCCGACCTGGCGCTGTTTGCCCGTCTGGCTAACGCCGGTCCGATTCAGGGCCCGGAAGCGGTGCCGATGCGCATTCTGCTGCCGGCCTACGTCACCAGCGAGCTGAAAACCGCCTTCCAGATCGGTTTTACCATTTTCATTCCGTTTTTGATTATCGACCTGGTGATCGCCAGCGTGCTGATGGCGCTGGGGATGATGATGGTGCCTCCGGCAACCATCGCCCTGCCCTTCAAGCTGATGCTGTTTGTGCTGGTGGACGGCTGGCAGCTGCTGGTCGGCTCGCTGGCGCAAAGTTTCTACAGTTGA
- the fliQ gene encoding flagellar biosynthesis protein FliQ, which yields MTPESVMMMGTEAMKVAISVAAPLLLVALVTGLIISILQAATQINEMTLSFIPKIIAVFVAIVIAGPWMLNLLLDYMRNLFTNLPYIIG from the coding sequence ATGACGCCAGAATCGGTCATGATGATGGGCACGGAGGCGATGAAAGTGGCGATCTCCGTGGCCGCTCCCCTGCTGCTGGTGGCGCTGGTCACCGGTCTTATCATCAGTATTTTGCAGGCGGCCACCCAGATTAACGAAATGACCCTGTCATTTATCCCGAAAATTATCGCCGTGTTCGTGGCGATCGTTATTGCCGGGCCGTGGATGCTGAACCTGCTGCTGGATTACATGCGTAATCTGTTTACCAACCTGCCGTACATCATCGGCTAG
- the fliO gene encoding flagellar biosynthetic protein FliO, with the protein MKTQAIVSQPSAVPGSPLLQVSGALLGIIAFILIVAWLAKRVGLAGKTAGARGLKLAASTSLGPRERVVIVEVEDARLVLGVTASNISLLHTLPPAPVSQESGTEVPPDFQSVMKSLLKRSGRS; encoded by the coding sequence ATGAAAACCCAGGCAATCGTCTCACAACCCTCGGCCGTTCCAGGCTCGCCGCTGCTTCAGGTCAGCGGTGCGCTGTTGGGGATCATTGCCTTTATTTTGATTGTCGCCTGGCTGGCAAAACGCGTTGGCCTGGCGGGCAAAACCGCCGGGGCGCGCGGGCTAAAGCTTGCGGCCAGCACCTCGCTGGGGCCACGCGAACGCGTGGTGATCGTGGAAGTGGAAGACGCCCGGCTGGTGCTGGGGGTGACCGCCTCGAACATTTCACTGCTGCATACATTGCCGCCTGCGCCGGTCTCTCAGGAGAGCGGTACAGAGGTTCCACCGGATTTTCAGTCCGTGATGAAGAGTTTGCTTAAGCGTTCCGGGAGATCGTGA